One Nonomuraea angiospora DNA segment encodes these proteins:
- a CDS encoding SAM-dependent methyltransferase: protein MHRRAVRNLARLDTTQARITRIFDAAAGGKDNFQADKDVVRHFDQVTPALTTAARAVLQFLSRVVTHLAAEGVDQFMIVGSGVPSGLSAGNRLHDIARRASPGSAVRVVYVENNPMVVATAQATIEPFTDLVRVVDGDVREIDEMLQDHVIQTFIDWDRPLAVLLLSSHSLDDDEYAHYVVKRLQHAAPKGSFLGLLHTTFDAVPAELLPAVRDMVAMTLPRLAIRSREEVAALLDGLDLVEPGLVWVPEWRPGGRDLACADEPSASGNYGAVAHIP from the coding sequence ATGCACCGACGTGCTGTCCGAAACCTGGCCAGGCTCGACACGACGCAAGCCAGAATCACTCGGATATTCGACGCTGCCGCAGGTGGGAAGGACAACTTCCAGGCGGACAAAGACGTGGTGCGCCATTTTGATCAAGTTACACCTGCCCTCACGACCGCGGCCCGCGCCGTTCTGCAATTCCTGTCCCGGGTGGTGACCCACCTGGCGGCCGAGGGCGTGGACCAGTTCATGATCGTGGGCAGCGGCGTCCCCAGCGGCCTCTCCGCCGGGAACCGGTTACACGACATAGCCCGCCGCGCCTCGCCCGGCTCCGCCGTACGCGTGGTCTACGTCGAGAACAACCCGATGGTGGTGGCCACGGCCCAGGCCACCATCGAGCCCTTCACCGACCTGGTGCGCGTGGTGGACGGTGACGTGCGGGAGATCGACGAGATGCTCCAGGACCACGTGATCCAGACGTTCATCGACTGGGACAGGCCCCTGGCCGTGCTCCTGCTGTCGTCGCACAGCCTCGACGACGACGAGTACGCCCACTACGTCGTCAAGCGGCTCCAGCACGCGGCGCCCAAGGGCAGCTTCCTCGGCCTGCTGCACACCACGTTCGACGCCGTCCCGGCGGAGCTGCTGCCGGCCGTCCGCGACATGGTCGCCATGACGCTGCCCCGCCTCGCGATCCGCTCGCGGGAGGAGGTCGCGGCCCTGCTCGACGGGCTCGACCTGGTGGAGCCCGGGCTGGTGTGGGTGCCCGAGTGGCGTCCCGGCGGGCGTGACCTCGCCTGCGCCGACGAGCCGAGCGCGTCGGGCAACTACGGCGCCGTCGCCCACATCCCCTGA
- a CDS encoding ATP-binding protein: MSPRPSSLPAAPIRAVAYLLPSVPAGVCEARSLVRAELTGWGLERLIDDCVLIVSELVTNAVRYGGSAYALRLEDRADRLYGEVFDPGDGEPLPCSPDADAISGRGLQIVSAIADDWGVTATDGGKVVWFSVLNTV; the protein is encoded by the coding sequence ATGTCCCCCCGCCCCAGCTCCTTGCCCGCCGCTCCGATCCGCGCGGTCGCGTACCTGCTGCCGTCGGTGCCGGCGGGTGTCTGCGAGGCGCGCTCCCTGGTCCGGGCCGAACTGACCGGCTGGGGCCTGGAGAGACTGATCGACGACTGCGTGCTCATCGTCAGCGAACTGGTGACCAACGCCGTCCGGTACGGCGGGTCGGCGTACGCGTTACGCCTGGAAGACCGTGCGGACCGGCTGTACGGGGAGGTCTTCGATCCGGGCGACGGCGAGCCCCTCCCGTGCTCGCCCGACGCCGACGCGATCTCGGGACGGGGGCTGCAGATCGTCTCGGCGATCGCCGACGACTGGGGGGTCACCGCGACGGACGGCGGCAAGGTCGTCTGGTTCTCGGTCCTGAACACCGTCTGA
- the egtE gene encoding ergothioneine biosynthesis PLP-dependent enzyme EgtE yields the protein MIPGTGQAAPPAGAGQDAPAAGVGSGGPAGVGPDAPGGPAGVGPDAPGGPAGVGPDAPGGPADRVGWAARAGELWRAARGVVPPGHLDAAGCNVPSDRVLDAVVAHLRLERERGGYAAVPDLTPARSALAGLVGGGPADVAFLESGTAAMAALLGGWRLPPGSRVGHARTEYGGTLMLLHRLAAQRGWQPVELPVDGDARLDLERLRALLAARLDLVIVSHVASHRGVVQPAEEIGALCRAAGVPFVLDVCQSLGQVEVRGAGASAYVGTSRKWLAGPRGVGFLIVPGLTPAMDAAVPTLGGHQWTTEGDGPVARYEGPERDGPVPLPGVVRYESSEAAVAARVGLGVAVLEHHELGPFAVHAHLAGLGRTARGVLDGAGGWRVVEPLDEPSALVTLRPPPGDSAQSAAVRAAEASLLVSVVPTARAPLDLREPVLRVSPPPGTPVETLHALARVLAR from the coding sequence ATGATCCCCGGAACGGGGCAGGCGGCGCCGCCCGCCGGGGCCGGGCAGGACGCGCCGGCCGCCGGAGTCGGATCGGGCGGGCCGGCCGGAGTCGGGCCGGACGCGCCAGGCGGGCCGGCCGGAGTCGGGCCGGACGCGCCAGGCGGGCCGGCCGGAGTCGGGCCGGACGCGCCAGGCGGGCCGGCCGATCGGGTCGGATGGGCGGCGCGGGCCGGTGAGCTGTGGCGGGCGGCGCGCGGCGTCGTGCCGCCCGGACATCTCGACGCGGCCGGTTGCAACGTGCCCAGCGACCGGGTGCTCGACGCGGTCGTGGCCCATCTGCGGCTCGAACGGGAACGCGGCGGCTACGCGGCCGTCCCCGACCTCACCCCGGCCAGATCGGCCCTGGCCGGGTTGGTCGGGGGCGGCCCGGCGGACGTGGCGTTCCTGGAGAGCGGGACGGCGGCGATGGCGGCCCTCCTGGGCGGCTGGCGGCTCCCGCCGGGCAGCCGCGTCGGTCACGCGCGCACCGAGTACGGCGGCACGCTGATGCTGCTGCACCGCCTGGCCGCCCAGCGGGGCTGGCAGCCGGTCGAGCTCCCGGTGGACGGCGACGCCCGCCTCGACCTCGAACGGCTGCGGGCCCTGCTGGCGGCCCGGCTCGACCTGGTGATCGTCTCCCACGTGGCCTCCCACCGCGGCGTCGTCCAGCCCGCCGAGGAGATCGGGGCGCTGTGCCGCGCGGCGGGGGTGCCGTTCGTGCTCGACGTCTGCCAGTCGCTCGGGCAGGTCGAGGTACGGGGGGCGGGGGCGAGCGCGTACGTGGGGACCTCGCGCAAGTGGCTGGCCGGTCCGCGCGGTGTCGGCTTCCTGATCGTCCCCGGGCTCACGCCGGCCATGGACGCCGCGGTCCCCACCCTGGGCGGCCACCAGTGGACTACTGAAGGCGACGGCCCGGTGGCACGGTACGAGGGCCCCGAGCGTGACGGCCCGGTGCCGTTGCCCGGCGTGGTGCGGTACGAGAGCTCGGAGGCGGCGGTCGCGGCGCGGGTCGGGCTCGGGGTGGCCGTGCTGGAGCATCACGAGCTCGGACCGTTCGCGGTCCACGCGCACCTGGCCGGCCTCGGCCGCACGGCGCGCGGCGTGCTCGACGGGGCCGGCGGGTGGCGCGTGGTCGAGCCGCTCGACGAGCCGTCCGCCCTGGTCACGCTCCGGCCACCGCCGGGAGACAGCGCGCAGAGCGCCGCCGTCCGGGCCGCCGAGGCGTCGCTGCTGGTCAGCGTCGTACCGACCGCCCGCGCACCGCTGGACCTGCGCGAACCCGTGCTCCGCGTCTCCCCGCCGCCCGGCACGCCCGTGGAGACCCTGCACGCCCTGGCCCGCGTCCTCGCCCGCTGA
- the egtD gene encoding L-histidine N(alpha)-methyltransferase, which translates to MAVSQSTVHVINHLDRDYLRQALERDVRLGLTSSPKWLPPKWFYDTAGSELFSRITRLPEYYPTRRELAILRSRAADLAAASRADTLVELGSGTSEKTELLLEALSAAGTLRAYTPVDVDAVTLEAAARRVAGRFPGLEVRAVCADFERHLGLLPRTGRRMVAFLGGTIGNLEPVARRAFLKEVRATLRRGDTFLLGADLVKDTERLVAAYDDAAGVTAAFNRNVLHVINRELRADFEPEAFEHVALYDDRHEWIEMRLRAVRDLRVRVAQLGIEVDFAAGEEVRTEISAKFRPEGLRAELAAAGFLVRRGYTDPDGDFTLILAEA; encoded by the coding sequence ATGGCCGTCAGCCAGTCGACCGTGCATGTGATCAACCATCTCGACCGTGACTACCTGCGGCAGGCGCTCGAACGTGACGTCCGGCTCGGTCTGACGTCCTCGCCCAAGTGGCTGCCGCCCAAGTGGTTCTACGACACGGCGGGCAGCGAGCTGTTCTCCCGCATCACCCGGCTGCCCGAGTACTACCCGACCCGGCGCGAGCTGGCGATCCTGCGGTCCCGGGCCGCCGACCTGGCCGCCGCCTCCCGCGCGGACACGCTGGTCGAGCTGGGGTCCGGCACCAGCGAGAAGACGGAGCTGCTGCTGGAGGCGCTCTCCGCGGCGGGCACGCTGCGCGCGTACACGCCGGTGGACGTGGACGCCGTCACCCTCGAAGCGGCGGCGCGCCGGGTCGCCGGGCGCTTCCCCGGGCTCGAGGTGCGGGCGGTGTGCGCCGACTTCGAGCGCCACCTGGGGCTGCTGCCGCGTACCGGGCGGCGGATGGTGGCCTTTCTCGGCGGCACGATCGGCAACCTCGAACCCGTCGCCCGCAGGGCGTTCCTGAAGGAGGTGCGGGCCACGCTCCGGCGGGGGGACACGTTCCTGCTCGGGGCCGATCTGGTGAAGGACACCGAGCGGCTGGTGGCCGCCTACGACGACGCGGCCGGGGTGACGGCCGCCTTCAACCGCAACGTGCTCCACGTGATCAACCGGGAGCTGCGGGCCGACTTCGAGCCGGAGGCGTTCGAGCACGTGGCGCTCTACGACGATCGGCACGAATGGATCGAGATGCGGCTGCGGGCCGTCCGGGACCTGCGGGTGCGGGTCGCGCAGCTCGGGATCGAGGTGGACTTCGCCGCGGGGGAGGAGGTGCGTACCGAGATCAGCGCCAAGTTCCGGCCGGAGGGGCTGCGGGCCGAGCTGGCCGCGGCGGGCTTCCTGGTGCGCCGCGGTTACACCGACCCGGACGGTGACTTCACCCTGATCCTGGCCGAGGCATGA
- the egtC gene encoding ergothioneine biosynthesis protein EgtC has protein sequence MCRHAAWLGEPRPLTWLIHEPEHGLFKQSYAPRHQRHGMINADGYGMGWYDSTRPEPVRYRRTVPIWSDANLPALAQVARSACLLAAVRSATAGMPIEESATAPFTDKGWLLSHNGRVSKDALRDLADDLAGRAESACDAAWVASAVFLRGRAGLGLGEALAEVVVHAGKKDPGARLNLLACDGASIAATVWGDTLFHHRSHDGVRVASEPLDDLPGWQPVPERSLLTVTPDRVAVQPL, from the coding sequence GTGTGCAGGCACGCGGCCTGGCTGGGCGAGCCCCGCCCGCTCACCTGGCTCATCCACGAACCCGAGCACGGCCTGTTCAAGCAGTCGTACGCGCCCCGGCACCAGCGCCACGGCATGATCAACGCCGACGGTTACGGCATGGGCTGGTACGACTCCACGCGCCCCGAGCCCGTGCGCTACCGCCGTACCGTGCCCATCTGGTCCGACGCCAACCTGCCCGCGCTCGCCCAGGTCGCCCGCTCCGCCTGCCTGCTCGCGGCCGTGCGCTCGGCCACCGCGGGCATGCCGATCGAGGAGAGCGCCACCGCGCCGTTCACCGACAAGGGGTGGCTGCTCAGCCACAACGGGCGCGTCAGCAAGGACGCGCTGCGCGACCTCGCCGACGACCTGGCCGGCCGCGCGGAGAGCGCGTGCGACGCCGCCTGGGTCGCGAGCGCCGTGTTCCTGCGCGGGCGCGCCGGGCTGGGGCTGGGCGAGGCGCTGGCCGAAGTCGTCGTCCACGCCGGGAAGAAGGACCCCGGCGCCCGCCTCAACCTGCTCGCCTGCGACGGCGCGTCGATCGCCGCGACCGTCTGGGGCGACACGCTCTTTCACCACCGAAGCCACGACGGCGTGCGCGTGGCCAGCGAACCGCTCGACGACCTGCCGGGCTGGCAGCCCGTTCCCGAGCGCAGCCTGCTGACCGTCACCCCCGACCGCGTTGCCGTGCAGCCGTTGTGA
- the egtB gene encoding ergothioneine biosynthesis protein EgtB translates to MNDSKERIAAELLAVRDRSLAYTEADDDLLVRQHSPLMSPLVWDLAHVGNYEELWVLRAAGGIEPIRPEIDDIYDAFKHPRKDRPTLPLLGPAEARRYIEGVRGRVLDVLDAIDLEGADPLHRDGFVFGLVIQHEHQHDETMLATLQLSGQPGLVREGDLPQGRGGGPEEVYVPAGSFMMGTATLPWAYDNERPAHQVDLPAYWIDRLPVGNRAYAAFIEEGGYDDPRWWSAEGWQWRQRSGVVAPLFWVRDGDAWWRRRFGRTEPVPMDEPVQHVSWYEADAYARWAGKRLPTEAEWEKACGWDPRARRARRYPWGEEAPDPTRANLGHRAAHPAPLGAYPAGASAYGAEQMVGDVWEWTGSWFQPYPGFRAFPYKEYSEVFFGQEYRVLRGGSWAADPAAVRTTFRNWDYPIRRQIFTGFRCARSELV, encoded by the coding sequence ATGAACGACTCCAAGGAACGCATCGCGGCCGAGCTCCTCGCCGTGCGCGACCGGTCGCTCGCCTACACCGAGGCGGACGACGACCTGCTGGTGCGTCAGCACTCCCCGCTGATGTCGCCGCTGGTGTGGGACCTCGCGCACGTCGGCAACTACGAGGAGCTGTGGGTGCTGCGCGCGGCCGGCGGCATCGAGCCGATCCGCCCCGAGATCGACGACATCTACGACGCGTTCAAACATCCGCGCAAGGACCGCCCCACCCTGCCCCTCCTGGGGCCGGCCGAGGCCCGCCGCTACATCGAGGGCGTACGCGGGCGCGTGCTCGACGTCCTCGACGCGATCGACCTGGAGGGCGCCGACCCGCTGCACCGCGACGGCTTCGTGTTCGGCCTGGTGATCCAGCACGAGCACCAGCACGACGAGACCATGCTCGCCACCCTGCAGCTGTCCGGGCAGCCCGGCCTGGTACGCGAGGGCGACCTGCCCCAGGGCCGCGGCGGCGGCCCCGAGGAGGTGTACGTCCCCGCGGGCTCCTTCATGATGGGCACCGCCACCCTCCCCTGGGCCTACGACAACGAACGCCCCGCCCACCAGGTGGACCTGCCCGCGTACTGGATCGACCGGCTCCCCGTCGGCAACCGCGCGTACGCGGCGTTCATCGAGGAGGGCGGCTACGACGACCCGCGCTGGTGGTCCGCCGAGGGCTGGCAGTGGCGGCAGCGCAGCGGGGTGGTCGCCCCCCTGTTCTGGGTCAGGGACGGCGACGCCTGGTGGCGCAGGCGCTTCGGCCGGACCGAGCCGGTCCCGATGGACGAGCCCGTCCAGCACGTGAGCTGGTACGAGGCCGACGCCTACGCCCGCTGGGCCGGCAAGCGGCTGCCCACCGAGGCCGAGTGGGAGAAGGCCTGCGGCTGGGACCCGCGGGCCCGCCGCGCCCGCCGCTACCCGTGGGGGGAGGAGGCCCCCGACCCCACCAGGGCCAACCTCGGCCACCGCGCCGCCCACCCCGCGCCGCTGGGCGCCTACCCGGCCGGGGCCAGCGCGTACGGGGCCGAGCAGATGGTCGGAGACGTGTGGGAGTGGACCGGTTCCTGGTTCCAGCCCTACCCGGGCTTCCGGGCGTTTCCCTACAAGGAGTACAGCGAGGTGTTCTTCGGCCAGGAATACCGGGTGCTGCGCGGCGGCTCCTGGGCGGCCGATCCGGCGGCGGTCCGCACCACGTTCAGGAACTGGGACTACCCGATCAGGCGGCAGATCTTCACCGGGTTCCGCTGCGCGCGTTCGGAGCTGGTCTAG
- the egtA gene encoding ergothioneine biosynthesis glutamate--cysteine ligase EgtA — MIGLTSESTPLRDASEVADFARRCFQPAAQGPDAGERVGVELEFLVFDRAAAAAQVPMAEVERAVPALPGGSRVTFEPGGQLELSGPAAPLRDALDRLAADVSAVRAALRPAGLVLAGVGLDPVRPARRQLRLPRYDAMAEFLGEPYGALMMCSTASVQVNLDLGERPQARWERAHALGPVLMAAFANSPLSGGRPCGWMSGRQAVWDRLDRTRTAPVPAPGRPAADPAADWADYLLDARLMLVREDGERCRPVRDGSTFRDWLNGAGERRPTADDLAYHATTVFPPVRPRGWLEIRYLDAQHPAAWPVCVAVTHALVADDRAADAALAAVEPYLGPGRTPSRELWREAARCGLSEPRLARAAEACFRAALEALPRLGADSGLVGEVAAFADRHVTPGRSPAADLMDPVPGRRVPAWLNGEGRP; from the coding sequence ATGATCGGGCTGACGTCCGAGAGCACGCCGCTGCGGGACGCCTCCGAGGTGGCGGATTTCGCGCGCCGATGCTTCCAGCCGGCCGCGCAGGGTCCGGACGCCGGGGAGCGGGTGGGCGTCGAGCTGGAGTTCCTGGTCTTCGACCGCGCGGCGGCGGCCGCGCAGGTGCCGATGGCCGAGGTCGAGCGGGCGGTCCCGGCGCTGCCGGGCGGCAGCCGGGTGACGTTCGAGCCGGGCGGGCAGCTCGAGCTCTCCGGCCCCGCGGCCCCGCTGCGGGACGCGCTGGACCGCCTGGCCGCCGACGTCTCCGCCGTGCGCGCCGCCCTGCGCCCGGCGGGGCTGGTGCTGGCCGGGGTGGGCCTCGACCCGGTGCGCCCGGCCCGCCGCCAGCTCCGCCTGCCCAGGTACGACGCCATGGCCGAGTTCCTCGGCGAGCCGTACGGGGCGCTGATGATGTGCTCGACCGCCTCCGTCCAGGTCAACCTGGACCTGGGGGAGCGGCCGCAGGCCCGCTGGGAGCGGGCGCACGCGCTCGGCCCCGTGCTGATGGCGGCCTTCGCCAACTCGCCGCTCAGCGGCGGCCGGCCGTGCGGCTGGATGTCGGGCCGCCAGGCCGTCTGGGACCGCCTCGACCGCACCCGGACCGCGCCCGTGCCCGCCCCGGGCCGCCCCGCCGCCGACCCTGCCGCGGATTGGGCCGACTACCTGCTGGACGCCCGGCTCATGCTGGTGCGCGAGGACGGCGAGCGCTGCCGCCCGGTCCGCGACGGCTCGACGTTCCGCGACTGGCTGAACGGCGCGGGCGAGCGCCGCCCCACCGCCGACGACCTGGCCTATCACGCCACGACGGTCTTCCCCCCGGTGCGGCCCAGGGGCTGGCTGGAGATCCGCTACCTCGACGCCCAGCACCCGGCGGCCTGGCCGGTGTGCGTGGCGGTGACCCACGCCCTCGTCGCCGACGACCGGGCCGCCGACGCCGCGCTGGCCGCCGTGGAGCCGTACCTGGGGCCCGGCCGGACGCCGAGCCGTGAGCTGTGGCGGGAAGCGGCGCGGTGCGGGCTGAGCGAGCCGCGCCTGGCCCGGGCCGCCGAGGCGTGCTTCCGCGCCGCGCTGGAGGCGCTGCCCCGCCTCGGCGCGGACTCCGGCCTGGTCGGCGAGGTGGCCGCGTTCGCCGACCGGCACGTGACACCGGGCCGCTCACCGGCGGCCGACCTGATGGATCCGGTGCCGGGACGGCGCGTCCCGGCCTGGCTGAACGGAGAAGGACGGCCATGA
- a CDS encoding anti-sigma factor family protein gives MERAADGLGCDDVLGLLTDYLEAALPAGRRRLVADHLGACPACWERLAQLIATIAALGCLRDDVMPAPVLAALRASFRTGPSS, from the coding sequence ATGGAGCGGGCAGCGGACGGCCTCGGGTGCGACGACGTGCTGGGGCTGCTCACGGACTATCTGGAGGCCGCGCTCCCGGCGGGGCGACGGCGGCTGGTCGCGGACCATCTGGGCGCCTGCCCCGCGTGTTGGGAGCGGCTGGCGCAGCTGATCGCGACGATCGCGGCGCTCGGCTGCCTGCGCGACGACGTCATGCCGGCGCCGGTGCTCGCCGCGCTGCGGGCGAGCTTCCGCACGGGCCCCAGCTCATGA
- a CDS encoding anti-sigma factor family protein: MKRFTCDELAGLITAYLEDALDRPARDGVRAHLACCEGCERYVEQFRATIGALGDPPPEKLPADMRDRLMSAFRERRRL, from the coding sequence GTGAAGCGGTTCACCTGCGACGAGCTGGCGGGGCTCATCACCGCCTACCTTGAGGACGCCCTCGACCGGCCGGCCCGCGACGGCGTGCGGGCGCATCTGGCCTGCTGCGAGGGGTGCGAGCGCTACGTCGAGCAGTTCCGGGCGACCATCGGCGCCCTCGGCGACCCGCCCCCGGAGAAGCTGCCCGCCGACATGCGCGACCGGCTCATGTCCGCCTTCCGCGAGCGTCGCCGGTTATGA
- a CDS encoding sigma-70 family RNA polymerase sigma factor yields MGSLAGGELPPDDVVVTALRAGDEAMFAALLDTWSGGMLRVARSYVSTDHSAEEVVQDTWLAVIGGIDAFQSRSSVKTWVYRILINTAKKRGARESRTLPWSSFEHDGVSVADQGFDAVLPGGWKELPAAWPTPESEALASEVRGLIAEGLARLPPRQRIVITLRDVEGCTSDEVCEILEISEANQRVLLHRARMAVRGWLADYFESVKQPE; encoded by the coding sequence GTGGGGTCTCTCGCGGGCGGTGAGCTGCCTCCGGATGACGTCGTCGTCACGGCCCTGCGCGCCGGGGACGAGGCGATGTTCGCGGCGCTGCTCGACACCTGGTCCGGGGGCATGTTGCGGGTGGCCAGGTCCTACGTGTCCACCGATCACTCCGCGGAGGAGGTCGTCCAGGACACGTGGCTGGCGGTGATCGGCGGGATCGACGCGTTCCAGAGCCGGTCGTCGGTCAAGACGTGGGTCTACCGCATCCTGATCAACACCGCGAAGAAGCGCGGCGCCCGCGAGAGCCGCACGCTGCCGTGGAGCTCCTTCGAGCACGACGGCGTCTCGGTGGCGGACCAGGGCTTCGACGCGGTGCTGCCGGGCGGCTGGAAGGAGCTGCCCGCGGCCTGGCCGACGCCGGAGAGCGAGGCGCTCGCCTCGGAGGTGCGCGGGCTGATCGCCGAGGGGCTGGCGCGGCTGCCTCCCCGGCAGCGGATCGTGATCACCTTGCGGGACGTCGAAGGGTGCACGTCCGACGAGGTGTGCGAGATCCTGGAGATCTCCGAGGCCAACCAGCGGGTGCTGCTGCATCGCGCCCGCATGGCCGTGCGCGGCTGGCTCGCCGACTATTTCGAGTCCGTGAAGCAGCCGGAGTAG